GCGCATCAGCCCAACTTCACCTTCCGAGTGACTGTCGGGGACATCAGCTGCACTGGTCAGTTACCCATGGGGGAGGCGGGTAAATACTGCTCCCAAGCAGGGGCAACCTTGGCATTGCCACCGACTTGAGGGGCCCGATCCTGAGCTGCCTCCTGCTGATAGGTCGTGTCTCTGCATTAAAGGTATCACTAGTGCTTGGAGCCAGGGGGGCTGTGGATCAGGACTCTTGGCCTCTAGTCTGGGttcttttataaagtgctttgagcccTGTGGGTAGacgtgctatgtaagagctaggtgcTGGCGCCGTAGTGAGCGGTGAGAGCACGCGTAGGGAGTGGTGACTAAGATTTTTTGAGGTGGATGGGAGTTGTCATCCTGATGCATGGGGCCCATTCAGGCTGCGGATGGAACTCGGAGCTTCTTGCCTCCTTATCTGGACCATGCCTGGGGCATCCTTGGCGGGAGGATCCCAGGGCCTCGAGGTCTTAGATTCAGCTGTTAGCACTTAAGGTCTTGTTTGGTAGCCTCTGAGTGGAGGGAGTTGGctgggtctcagcccagctcctaGTGGCACAGGTGCCTCCATCATAGAAACAACCTCCCTGATTCTTGGCACTCGGCAGCCCCCCGTGGGCCACTCTTCAGGGcagaatgggccatggagacagaGTTCCTTGCCCTGCTGCTGTCCCTCCTTGGGGGCTAGAGGCTGTCAGCTTTTGGGAGCTGCTGACCTATCACTAGCACAGAGAGCAACTGGgtgacacagctgggaatagaacccaggactcctgacacccagccccccactgctctaacTGCTAGACACCCCGCTTTCCAGGTCAAGGCCCAAGCAAGAAGGCAGCCAAGCACAAGGCAGCAGAGGTGGCCCTAAAGCTCCTGAAAGGGGGAAATATGCTGGAGCCAGCAGCATCGGAGGAATCCAGGtgaggggggcagagtggggaccTGGGGCTTTGCTTAATTTGCTTCTCAACTTCTTCGATCGCTTACCTGCAAACTTGCATCCAGACCCAAACCCGTCCTCTACTCCCCACTCCAGTCCTGTCAGAGTAGAGAGGATttggagggacaggggggagagTTGGGGGGTGGAGAAGCTCGGCTGAGGAAACAGACCCAGCTGGTGCAGCCTAtgggctagagcactggactgggactcaggaggttTGCGTTCTacgcctgctgggtgaccttggggaagtcacttcccttttccgtgcctcagtttccccagctgtaaaatgaggataatggtgCTGATCTCCtctgtaaagtgccttgagatcaGTGGGTGAAAAGCACTACATTAGAGCTGGGTGGTGGTATTATTCGTTACTAAAACATCCCTAGTCCCCGCggtccctctcctgcccccaagtGGCGCCACACCCAAGTGTTTTGAGCTAGGAAGAGCTGGTTCTTGTTGCGCTCGGAGGCGCGAAGCCTGCTTTAATGTTTGTCACCTTTTATtttcaaagctctcctttctcccTAGAGCCCCTTTCTCAGCTCAGCACTGCGGCGGCCCCCGCAGCACCCATCTTGCCTGCCGCCTCTCCCAGGTAAAAGGGAAAGTCACAGAGAGGGGCTCTGGGCCAAGATTACCCAGGATGATCTTGGGACACCTCCTTTTTTATTGAGGGGGACTGCTCAACTTAGACACCTCAAAGGGGTTTGGTTATAAGAGCCTGGTGGGGACTCCATATCCCAGCATGcattggggcaggaggggttgtGGGTAATGTAGTCCTCCTGCCCATCCGGTCTGTAGGTAGAAGCCTGGTGAGGACTCTGTATCACATGATTCTTTGGGGCAGTAGAGTACTTCGCAAAGGGTTGTGGGCAATGTAGTctccctgccagcctggcccaTAGGCTGGTGCCTAATGGGAACTCAGGTATCAGGGCCCTATCTGCAGTACTGCAAATCGGCATGCTATTTGGTATttattcttaaagccccagctcctggagtcatgttgttTCACAgggaatctcagcttccattcaAAAACTGGATAGGTGTCTTGCCCTGGGGGTTGCTTAGAAAAGCTCCAAAAGGTTTAGTAACCACCAGGCAAATGTAAGAACCCAACAGtgattattgtttaaaaatcacctGATTCTTAAGCCAGTTTCCGGCCATGGTATGTTCAGGGTCCaaggctgggcacccaaaaatcactcaaTCCATGCTGGGGGCCGTGCTTGGGAAACTCTCTGGCCTGGTGAGCTCAGAGGCACGTACGTCTCGCCTGCATCTTTCATACCAAAATGTCTTTGGGTGTTGGGTTGTGTCACGATGCAGCCGTCTCTGGGGCAGAGCATGGCAGGTGTCTTACAGCGATACAACTGCAGTTTAGGGCAGGGAGTGAAAGAAGGAGCCTGTTGGTAATTGAAAGTGCAGGGGGTATTTGGGGCAGCGGAATGGAATTGCCGAAATTGGGATTCGTACCCCAACTCTTGTGAAAAGAGCCAGGGGGACTCGTGTGACCCCCAGTGCTTAGGACCTCGCTGTTACGGCTCAGCTAAACAGCACCATCTCTAGCACTGCCTGCTAGTGCCAGGCTCGGGGTCTGGAGTCAGCGCTGACTCAGAGGGGAGAGAGCACCCCCCATTgtactccctgcagcacagtgccccctagcatCCTGCTGGGGCATTGCAGCCAGTGCCTTCCACTAAATCACCCATCCCAGTTCCATTGGGCGTCTCCTGCCAGTGGCTCCCCACGCCCTCCCGCAAACCCCTGGCACCTCCAGCCGACTCCTTGGCCAAGGGCTGTAGGGAGCAGCCCAGGCGGTCAGCTCAGCCCCCTTCACTGGGTGTTGTTGTGTCTCACTCAGAAGCTCACAGATGGAGGTGAAGTCGCCCGTCTCGCCCCAGCAGTCGGAGTGTAACCCCGTGGGGGCGCTGCAGGTAGGTGCGGCCGTGGCACTTTGCACTGTGGGGCGGGGGCCTCTGTTCACTGTGAGGAGTGGCAGTGCCCCAGATAAGGCTGGCTGGGTTGGGGATGAAGCTAGCGAAGCAAAAGGCCTCATCACCCTCGAGTACCAGAGACCCCGGGTGGCCAGATGGAGCAGAGTGGCTGGAACGGGTTGATTGGGCCCAAATCCTGACAGCTGTTTGATGGCTCATGGGAGATCTGAGGCTTTGCCATCTCCATTAACAGCTTCAGCAGACGGGTTCCTCTAGCGGGTGGTTCGGGGGGACTTGGCCTATCCGGGCTGTCCCCCACCCTGTGGTTACGGGACTCCGGTGCTGTCCAGCTGGCCCCTTTCAGCAGCTCTCAGATCCCGGGATTGTCACTGGAAGAACCAAACCACAGCTGGTGTCCCCAGTCCCATGTGTCTCGCCTGTGGCTGTCGGGTTCCCTCAGCCCCTCAAGTGTGGGGGTGTTGAGGGGTGAGTCTCACAGCACCGGCTGCGCCATGTGAGGACCCCTTCCAATAGCATTTGGGTTCCTCTACCCTTGGGACCTCTGCCCAGATGGGCTGTCCCCAACCACAGACACTGGGCAGCCCAGGCACTGTCGGGCAaactccccaccctccccttgAGTTTACCCTGGTTGGGCTCTCGGTTTCCATGACTTCTGCTGAGCCAGTCTGCAAAGCAGGTAGGTTGCCATGGTGACTTAGGGATGCATATGTTGATGGCTAGAGCACTcgactgggactctggagacctggattctcttcctggctctgctactgatctCAGCCAAATTGcttccctgctccgtgcctcagtttcccctcctttgtctgtctggggcaggggctgtgtcacTTGGTGTCTGTGCAGCACAATGAGACTCTGATCTCAGCTGAGACCTCTAGGCACGACCATGATAAAACCAatgaaactagggctgtcaattaactgCAGTTAGCTCAAGCGATTAACTCGTAACAAATTAActtgattaaaacaattaattgcgattaatcacacccTTTAAACTTCTTATAACTAGTTGgagatatttttctacattttcaaatattttgatttcaattacaagacaGAATACAGAGTGTCCAGTGCTGACTTTCTATtactatttttgattacaaatatttgcattgccaaagagataaacaaaagaaatcatattttccatttcacctcatacaagtactttagtgcaatctctttatcatgaaagtgcaacttagaaatgtagaattatttgtttttttacgtaattgcacacaaaaacaaaacaatgtaaaactttagcgcctacaagtccattcagtcctacttcttgttcagccaattgctcagacaaacaagtttggttacatttgcaggagataatgctgcccgctgcttgttcacaatgtcacctgaaagtgagaactggcatttgcatggcattgtggtagctggcattgcaaggtatttatgtgccagatgcgttaaacattcatatgccccttcatgcttcgacttgtagatttgcacaatttttttttttacagtgcgaatatttgtaatcaaaaataatataaagtgagcactgtatactttgtattttgtgttgtaattgaaatcaatatgtttgaaaatatagaaaaaataacacccaaaatatttataataaagttaaattggtattctgttgtttaacagtgcgattaaaacgttgattaattgcaattaatttttatcacatgattaatcaccattttttttaatcttgcaattaatcatgattaatttttttagcctTGCTGGTGCTCACACCACACCtaggcgccaacttctcctggtgctgctgggtgcaccaggcgatccccccctgccccgcctctgtcccacctcctccccgaacACGCCgcgttcccactcctcccccctccctcccacagcttgttacaccgcgaaacagctgtttcacagcggcaagcactgggaggagaagcagggacgcAACGCGCTCGGGTGGGggtggaggcggaggtgagctgaggcggggggacggggcagggagcttgggtgccggtgggtgcagagcagagTTGGCGCTTATGACACCACGTATCCCAGCTGTGCCTGGGCCAGGCAGTCTCCTACTCCCCTACCTGAGGAGGCTCCTGCCAAGGCTCTGATGATGCCCCGTCATCTCCCTCCCCAAGGAGCTGGTGGTTCAGAAGGGCTGGAGGCTGCCGGAATACACCGTCACCCAGGAGTCGGGGCCTGCCCACCGCAAGGAATTCACCATGACCTGCCGGGTCGAGAGGTTCATCGAAATAGGTAACTGCCGGCCGTGTACTGAGGCGACATGGGTGATGGGAGCATCTCCACCTCCCATGGGGAGAAGAGGGTCCGGGAGTGGGGGGGTGTTCAGATTCATTCCAGAGACACATGGTGCCCCTAAAGTGGGTGAGTGAATCCAGTGTTCAAAggtggagccagggaggggctgggcagagtcctgacccacagtcccctgctgtcccagccctgggctctccccacccgagctctgccggtgcctctcAATCCCGACACACAGCTTCTCTGCTATCccaggcctgagctcctcccaccccagctctgctggtgcccctcaatcccaacccgcagctTCTCTGCTATCCCAGGCCTCTCTTGAAGGCCCACGCCCATTGATGATTTTTCCCAGACAAGGCCCTAGGGGACTCCTTGGTGCAGCCAAAGGGCTCCTCTTCTAGCCCTtccctgtgctgtacaggagttAACCCCCTGTTCCCCAGAGGGCAGGCAGTGTCCATGCCAGGCTGTGGGCATCAGCGATGGCAGCGCTCCCTCTGTCTCCCCCTGCAGGGAGCGGCACCTCCAAGAAGCTGGCCAAGCGTAACGCGGCGGCCAAGATGTTGGTGCGAATCCACAATGTGCCCATGGACCAGCGGGAGGGCAGCGAGGCCGAGGTGGAGGAGGACCAGTTCTCCATTGTGAGTGCGGGCGAGGGCAGGATGGGCATGCTGCTTGGAGACAAGGGCCTCACCTTCTGATAGAGGAGGTGTGTCCATAGAGACTACacctcccagcatgcagtgctctgTGCTACTAAGACAATGGGGCCTGGCCCTCTCACTGGAGAGGTGTGTCCATagaaactacaactcccagcatgcagtgctccatGTTGCTTGGAGGCAATGGGGGCATGTGTCTGGGTTTCCCGCAGGGGAATGGGTGGCTCATGGAGACTATAAGCAGCGCAACAGATTGCATGCCGGGAGCTAGAGGCAATGGGGCCTTGCCCTCTCTAATGGAGGGCACGGCCCATGGAAACTACACTCCCCAGCATGCAGTGCACCATGCTGCTTAGAGACAAAGGGgcctggtggggtggggtggcaacCTGTGGAGGCTACAAGGCCCAGTCTGCAACATGCCCCTTCATGCTGAGCAGCTGGGCTCAAAGTAGTGGCTTGTCCACCCTACGGCATAGCTGTGCCAACAGGCCCCGTAGTGTAGAAGTGAGGGTTCCTGCGTGGGCTAAGTGGGCAGGGCTGTGCCCGCATCAGGGCTAGGGCTGTGGCACTCAGGGCGtgtcccttttcccacccccggGCAGCGCAGCTCTGCAGATCTGCATTGTAAGCGTAGGCCAGGCCTAGACATAGGCCAAGCCCCCAACACCTTGCCCCTTGGCCACTGCTGGGCTGGGCCCCCAGCTGatgctctctcccccaccccagaccgTGGGGAACAAGCTGGACAGCCTGAAGGGCCGGCTCTCGGCCTGCACCTGGGACTCGCTGCGCAACTCGGCCGGTGAGAAGATCCTGCATCTCAAGAGCCACCCGCTGGGGGCGCTCAACGCCGGCTTCTGCAGCCTCCTGCAGGAGCTCTCCGAGGAGCAGAGCTTCGACATCAGCTACCTGGACATCGGTAAGGGGCAGGGATCCCATGCAGGCCCCCGCCGGGCCCCCAGGAATGCTCCGCCATGCCGCTGAGGGCTGGCACTGTCCCGCCGTGGGGCGAGGGCTCCACTCCACCAGTACTGCCCCCTCTGAGTGGCGAGGGTCCCCCAGCACTGCGCCAGCCCCCTTAGAGCTCTGCTGCATGCTGGGGGCTCCTCAGCCATTCGTGGGGACTAGGGGCAGCAACCTCCAGAGTCTTAACTGCTGATGCCAGCCTTGGCGGGAAAAGCGCCCTGCCCTCCAACAGGGACTGAGCACCCTACCCCCCAGGGGCTCTGCCTGtcaccctctgccccttcccctcccccgggcctgaacaccctgccccccacccctcgggGCTCAGCAGCCCCCCCAGGCACACCTTGCAGTGCTCACATCCACGTCCCCCCGGGGCTCAGCCTGCGACGCCCCCGGCCCTGACACCCCATCTCTCCCCACAGACGAGATGAGCCTGAGCGGCCTGTACCAGTGCCTGGTGGAGCTGTCCACGCAGCCGACCACGGTGTGCCACGGCTCTGCCGCCTCCCGCGCCGCCGCCCGCTCCGCCGCCGCCCGCAACGCCCTGCAGTACCTCAAGATCATGGCGGGAGGCAAATGAGGAGGCACCTGGGCCCAGCAGAGCCCCTGGGGCGTGGACACTCAGCCAGGTGGGTGCCCGGAGCCAGGCCGGCACACGCCTCcccaggccggggctggggcagacACAGGTTGGACCCACACGCAGCCCCGCGGCCAGGGCGGGGCGTCCTGCTGCCCCCGACTCGCGAGGGGCAGGACCTGGAGCCCCCAGGAGAgatgccagccctgcccctgcagcctccacCAGGCCTGAGTGGGGTCTGGGCGCAGGGACGATCTGGGCTCGCAGGGGCGGGGCTCACTCGCTCCGACACCCCCACCGCATGTGGGGGCACTGAGGGCCAGGTCAGCAGCCCCCTCTAGCAGGAGATGGTTCCTGATCCAAGCGCTGCCCGCTCCAGGGTGCCCTGGGCTCATCCACTGAGTCCTCCTTCCCCAGCCGAGCCCAGTGCTCTCCTCCACTGCACTGTTGGGGGGTAATGCTGCCCCACGGCTCTTCTGAGCTGTCCCCCAGCTGCCGTCCTGCTCCAGCCACAAAGAGCAAAAGTTCTTATTGGCCATAGGGAGGGTCAGCACCCCCCACCTTCCAACCCCCGTCCCCACATCCCCAGACTCGTCAGCAGCCTCTGACTGTGCCCCCTGACCCAGGTggggctgcaccccccccccccatacccttGTTGTCAGCAGCTGAAGCACCATCCTAGGAACCGGGTCCCGAGTAGATTTGGAGCATGGAGCTGCCCTGTGCCCCCGGGAGCTGCCCCCCtaggggtctgtgctggagccGCCCCCATGGGACTGGAGCGGGGGCACGGCGAGGGTAGGGcagatttttattgttatttaaagGCAAGACACAACGTTTTTTAAGCCCAAATTCAggtgcagccagcccctgccgcggGCACAAGGACCTTTCTGCAGGATCAAATCCCctctgggaggggcagctgcCCTCGCGTCTCCTGTCCCAATCAGCGTCTGGAGCCCGTGGGGGGACTGTCCCAGAACCCGCACTGGGGGAGATGGGAAATAAACTGGACGGAGGGGTTTTCTCCACAATGTTGGTGTGTTTCCTTTTTGGGGGACGGGAGGGGGCCAGCTGAGTCTTGGGCTGGGTGGGTGGAACCGGGTGATGGGGGCCAAtcgtggggtgggggcagctgcgTGCAGCCAAGGCACCCGGGTGCCCATCGTCAGGTGGGGGCACTGGTTTGCTCCCTGACTGGCAGGATCCTCCCTTGCCCCCCGACTGTGGCTGTGGTATCTAGGGCGCATGCGGCAGAGACCCGTGGCCTCTGGCCTCTCCCTTTCCAGCTCAGCCTATTTGGCTGGAGCCAGGGGAGAGCTCAGAACCGCTCCCTCCCCCTATTTCAGATGGTGTCATGGCGAGGGCGCTGCCCCACCCTGGGTGTGTGCTGCCCCCAGAGGCGAAGGGCGGTAGTGTGCCGCAGGTGTATTGACCACATTTCCCCCAGCTGTGAGGCTCATGTTTTATTATCGTTACCAGAGCAGGAGCTATGTGATCCGGCCGCTGGGCTGTGCCGGTCATCACAGCTCAGTctgctcaggggtgggggggagctttGATCcaggccaggggtgctggagccAAGGGGCCCCTCGGAGTCACTTCTTCTTCCCGAAGCGCTGGGGCACAGCCATGCTCCAGAACTGGGAGGCCATGGAGTCCCAGCCGCGCTGGCTAAGCCGGCCCTCACCGCCCCAGCTCCCCCGGGTCTCTCGGCCAAACCTGCAGGGAGACAGATGAAGCCCTCAGCTGCAGAAGCGCCTTTGACCCAACTCATGGCCCAAGCTTGGCTGGTGCCCCCTTCGTACCCCCTGTTCATTCACCGCCGGAGCCATCAAAACAGCCAAGGGCCAGCGGGATGCACCCTCCTGCGCCAGGACCAGCCTGACATCATCCCCGCTGGCCTCAGGCCACGTCTCCACCCACGTGGCTCCTTCACCAGGCTGCTGGAGCTACAGCCATGGTTAGACTGGGCTGCCAGGTGCCACTGCCGCCCGAGCTGGTCCCGCCAGCTGGATTCTGGGCTTTGTCACCTGAAGCGGGCGTGGCTGAAGCCAGGCCAGCAGCCATTGGGGTGGAACCAGGGCTCTcaggcagttcagagcatcctcTCTTGGTGCCTTGCTGGTGTGTCTTACTCACATGCTCTGGGGTGAACTGGGGCCAGATTGGGGGCTgggaggaattttcccccaggtcaaatCACCAGGGaccttggggggtgggagggaggtgcctcccctgcagcatggggcacaggtcacctGCTAGGATCATGTGGGCATGTCTCAGCTACTCAATGGGGCCACTGGCAGCTCGGCTCACAACAGCATCGGCGCCTTGAGCCTGTCTGCTTTGGTCTAACTGAAGTCCTCGGCTCGACACAGGGAACTGTCGGGGCTTATGGGGGGAGGTCCGGGTGGATGAGTTGATGGTCCCTGCTGGCTTCAGACTCTCTGACCCATACCAGGCTCCTTTACCCCAGTACTCCTGCATTCACGCTAGAGGTGGTACTGGGCTAACTGGCTACAGTATCCCCGTGCCAGCCCCTAATGGCTATCCCAGTACCTGCCCTGTGTGAACTAGGCTGGCACTTCCAGTCACCTAACTGGAGGGCCCAGAGGCGAGTGGAGATCCACCACCCCGGCCCCTTGGCCCGGCAGCTGGCTGGGGAGTAGGGCACGGCCTGGTAGGAGGCTGTGGGGCTAGAGttctggactgggacttgggatgCCTTGGCCTCGTGTGTCTGACCCACTTGGGGAGGTGCTGCAGAGAGCTGCGCCGGGGTCTATAGCTAagagcagctgcaggggctggtgAGGGGGCCCCAAGGCCAAGGCGGTGTCTCTAAAGGGCTGCGAGCTGGTCACGTGCCTCAGGCTGCCCCTGGTGCCAAGTGAGGCAGGTTTAACTCCTGCTAATCACAGTCTGTCCAGCCCCAGTGTAGATGGAACCTGAGGAGAGGGCGCCCCCTAGTGGCTTGTCTGGGGAGCAGGGAGTTGTAATGCCAGTTGGCTCAATTCCCGTTAGCCCTGAACCCGAGTTCTGGGTTGGTGCCACATCCCCAGGCCCTTGGGACTGTATTTGAGCCCAGCTGGTTACATGGGTCTaacccaggggcgggcaaactttttggcctgagggccgcattgggtttcggaaattgtatggcgggacggttaggggaggggggtcgtggcctggcccccacctcctatctgccccccccccaggactcctgccccatccaacccctcctgttccctgaccgcccctggacccctgcccccccatccaacccctcctctcattcctgatgcccccccgggacccctgccccatccaaccaccccttttccctgtcccctgccaccccatccaatcccccctccttcccgactgcccccctggaaccccttcccccattcaaccccctatccacacccctgaccaccaccccgaactcccctgccctctacccAGTCCCCCCACTccatgcccccttaccgcgctgcctggagcaccagtggctggcagtgctacagtcatgcggccgggctggagccgggccacgccgccgcacagcacagagagcgggtcaggccgggctctgcagttgcgctgccccaggagctcacagccccgccgcccagagcattgcgccggcggtggagcgagtgagctgaggctgcggggaaggggccggggacaagcctcccaggccaggagctcgggggctgggcagaacggtcctgcgggccggatgtggcctatgggctgtagtttgctcacccctagTCTAACCCCTGGTGTGGACGCTTCTTCCAGTAGCAAAGGGGCTTTTTCCATTTAGTgtggccctggggaaggggcttgAGCTAACTGGGATCCAGTCCCGTGTATgaggggctatgggggggggggcaggccaggggcagGTAAAATGAGCACTCACCCCCTTGAAAACGGGGGGGGGCTCCTAGCCAGGCAGCGAGCAAGGCTGATGCTGCTTCGTGTTGGAGAACCAAGGGCTACGAAGTTCAGGCTGCTGCAGAGAGCAGCCGGGGGAAGCTGAGATTGGTGTGTGGTTAGGCCCCAGTGCTCCCCCGTCCCCTCCTTACCTTTGGGGCTGGAACAGGAAGGAGGGGCTGCGGCCGGGTCGCTGCAGGGTGTAGAGCAGCGAGCGAAGCAGGGTGCCCGGCGGGCGCTCGTCAGAGAGGGGCCGAGGGGCACGATCCGCACTCTCCTGCTGCAAGGGGTGGGGGACAGGATGGGGTTACACAGCCCCTTGCCTGCAGAGGGGTCCTAGCgcaggaagggagtgggggggggaggtattTGGCCCATGGCTGGCGCTTAGGCTGTGTCTGGGCCCGCAGCGGGCAGTGCCACCCTATTAACCTGCTGCAGGTGAGCAGTGATGATGCCAGCACAGACCGGGGGTGGGCAGGAGCTAGGTGGTTCTGGGGTTTGCTCttggccacccctccccccaaatatatCCAATCCTCCCACCCTGCAGCATAGTGGGGCAAACAGCCAAGTGCCCCTGCCCATTAGCCCCCCAACCCTACATACTTGGTGCAGCACGGCCTGGCTCTCAACCCCGCAAGAAGCAGCCAGGCAGGGtacctgcaccccccaccccttagtGAGACTCTCCCATCAAGGGATCAAGTCCCCCGCTCTTCCCACCACCAGCCATTAGGCCAAACTCTTCACCCTGCGAGGGTCTCTGAGTCCAGCCTGCCAACAGAGGGCCCCATGCTGCAAACTGCGGTCCCTGAGCTGAACCAGCCCAGAGAtctagggggtggggtggagggttgactgcagggagatgaaggctcaccgagccccctcccacaaacGAGGACATTCCCTGGCAACCTGGGCCATGCTCAGGCCCCCGCAAGAATTTGCACCGAGTGCCTGTC
The genomic region above belongs to Malaclemys terrapin pileata isolate rMalTer1 chromosome 23, rMalTer1.hap1, whole genome shotgun sequence and contains:
- the TARBP2 gene encoding RISC-loading complex subunit TARBP2 isoform X1; protein product: MSEEEEACGTRKSGGFPSIEQMLASNPGKTPISLLQEYGTRIGKTPVYDLLKAEGQAHQPNFTFRVTVGDISCTGQGPSKKAAKHKAAEVALKLLKGGNMLEPAASEESSSPFSLEPLSQLSTAAAPAAPILPAASPRSSQMEVKSPVSPQQSECNPVGALQELVVQKGWRLPEYTVTQESGPAHRKEFTMTCRVERFIEIGSGTSKKLAKRNAAAKMLVRIHNVPMDQREGSEAEVEEDQFSITVGNKLDSLKGRLSACTWDSLRNSAGEKILHLKSHPLGALNAGFCSLLQELSEEQSFDISYLDIDEMSLSGLYQCLVELSTQPTTVCHGSAASRAAARSAAARNALQYLKIMAGGK
- the TARBP2 gene encoding RISC-loading complex subunit TARBP2 isoform X2; this encodes MLASNPGKTPISLLQEYGTRIGKTPVYDLLKAEGQAHQPNFTFRVTVGDISCTGQGPSKKAAKHKAAEVALKLLKGGNMLEPAASEESSSPFSLEPLSQLSTAAAPAAPILPAASPRSSQMEVKSPVSPQQSECNPVGALQELVVQKGWRLPEYTVTQESGPAHRKEFTMTCRVERFIEIGSGTSKKLAKRNAAAKMLVRIHNVPMDQREGSEAEVEEDQFSITVGNKLDSLKGRLSACTWDSLRNSAGEKILHLKSHPLGALNAGFCSLLQELSEEQSFDISYLDIDEMSLSGLYQCLVELSTQPTTVCHGSAASRAAARSAAARNALQYLKIMAGGK
- the NPFF gene encoding pro-FMRFamide-related neuropeptide FF, which translates into the protein MDTRLALLLALLSGTVTTGQCLEGGSVSKETLVDEPDSYLERLSDLLQESADRAPRPLSDERPPGTLLRSLLYTLQRPGRSPSFLFQPQRFGRETRGSWGGEGRLSQRGWDSMASQFWSMAVPQRFGKKK